Proteins encoded together in one Procambarus clarkii isolate CNS0578487 chromosome 11, FALCON_Pclarkii_2.0, whole genome shotgun sequence window:
- the LOC138363548 gene encoding uncharacterized protein, with protein MLWLTINFLVMLWLISNSLVMLWLTTISLVMLWLINNSLVMLRLNTISLVMLWRTTNFLVMLWLTTISLVMLWLTTNSLVMLWLTTNTLVMLWLISNSLVMLWLTTNTLVMLWLTTNTLVML; from the coding sequence ATGCTGTGGCTCACCATCAACTTCCTAGTCATGCTGTGGCTCATCAGCAACTCCCTGGTCATGCTGTGGCTCACCACCATTTCTCTGGTCATGCTGTGGCTCATCAACAACTCCCTGGTCATGCTGAGGCTCAACACCATTTCCCTGGTCATGCTGTGGCGCACCACCAACTTCCTAGTCATGCTGTGGCTCACCACCATCTCCCTGGTCATGCTGTGGCTCACCACCAACTccctggttatgttgtggctcaccaccaacactctggtCATGCTGTGGCTCATCAGCAACTCCCTGGTCATGCTGTggctcaccaccaacaccctggttatgttgtggctcaccaccaacaccctggtcATGCTGTAG